In the Augochlora pura isolate Apur16 chromosome 7, APUR_v2.2.1, whole genome shotgun sequence genome, TCTGCGCCTCCTGCGAACACAGTAGTGCGAATaacttgattaaataattccattcgAATTACGTTTACTTCGACGTTGAAAATTTGCCACCTGAACGCTTCGTCGCCAGCGAGACAGTAAAGGAACTGTCGCCATTTTGGTATCCACACTTCCGTTTGCGTTTGACGTTCCATTGTCGATGGTCTGGACGCGACGGCCACTGTCATTGACCCTCTGCCATAGGCCATTGACTCCTAATACGAGTAtcaaatgtattaaaaaatgtttaacaatattgataattaaaaagagaatttttatacattgcaATCGTAGACGTCGCAGATTAAGGAACTACCCCGACGAGGTACATCGATTATGGTTGGCGGGTTAACCGTCTGAGGGCTGCAGGGTCCAATACTAGAGAACCCGTCGTAATTAACTTCACTGTCGTCTTCAAGATCTTCCTCGTCTATAGGAATCTCTCCACTGCCAACCTTagcaaaacatttttataaaattatcgaggAAGATTAGTTAATAGcggaatttcataatttattttcaaaatttctcaCTTTTGTGAAATAATGTACGCCAGCGAATTCCAAAAGGGTGGCGATACAGTAGCCGAAACTCATTAACAAAAACCAGTCGAGTGCAGTGGCATATCTGACTTTTGGTAAATCAGTCCTAGAATCGAGGCTGATGGTCGATAATGTCAGCACAGTGGTGATACCTGCAAAGTAAAATCAATGATCTACAGAATTCATTAAATGATTTTCAGTAAAGATTTCTCAAATCCTTGTATTTTACAGTCACCTAATCCAACTCTATCACTGGTCGCTTCGCGATGGATCCAAAACGACACCCAACTAAGCACCACTATCAAGACGCAGGGTACATAAACCTGTACATAAACTCACATAAATTCAcggaaaatttaatgaatttaactaCTAACTTTACTACTATACATTATACGGATCATTAAacagattataaaataattgaagaaattattcagcagatttttcgattataaaataatttaacagatTAATCTTGCTGTTTGTTTAACTGTAAGATTTCTGCAAATAAGGagatgtaaaaattgtctaaccTGAATAAGAAAATACCCTGTGTTCCGTTGCAGGTTAAAGGAGACCTGGAGAACCGAGAACTCACCCTCCCGTCGAAAATAAGTTAGATTTCTATACGGCGAACCCATTAAATCGAACTGCGAAAGAGCCATTCCCGGCACGAAGTTTACAGAAGAACCTTCTTGCCATTCGTACACTAATTGCCCTGATGTGTACGCATCTAATcgcataaatatattaagcttttaattaacgattcaTTCTGCATATCCGAGTTGCAATCAATTAGTTAATAAGATCATTTTCCATTTCATGtattgtaatacaaatatcaaatatcgAAGAATGATTCGTACCGTATTCTCCATAGAAAGCAACGATATTTCGGCAAAGATTATTTACACGACAGCAGAGTCCAGTGTTAAAACGCCCAAACTGTTGGGCAACGTGACCGATAAAGAAGAGTAGTCGGTAATTGCAGAACACATTGGTGGCGCCATTTTACAACAGAAGGTTCAAACTATTCGCCAAATTATCGACGATCGAATCTGACGAACAGTTTGAGCGTCTTGCCACTGGACGAACTGGCGCTGTACAGACGTCGAAAGAAGCTTCGTTATATCGTCATGAAATGTTAAattcttcataaataattaatagctgCTCGAGTATGCGAAAAATGATTACAGACACGATGCCGGGTATCTCTTCTGGACACtcgaatttttgtaatgtACCGTGTGTCGTTATGaacaaagaaacatttaatttatttggacaAAGGACGAAAGAtgaatatttacatatgtaaaGCGTAGGAGTATTGGCAAACGATGAAACGTTccagaatattaaattttccgagcattggaaaataataaagctGACGAATTATATCGGACACGAATACGAAAATCAAGGAACGACGCGAGTGGAGTTCCAATTGGAAAGGGTTTATGTCGGCTATAAAACGCCGGCTGCATCTATGGACAATGCCTATATGTTTGCGCTGCACGTGCATTCTTTCGCGCGGACACGGAAAGACGGCATcctcgaaatgaaatatagattaaaaagTTGATTAAATTCGAGAAGGTATTTCTTATACTTTATTCcgattgatatttaaatgatgtaccgtttaaatattcaagtacGACTAAAATGGtgatttaataaacattgtaaaatatattaaatgatactCACAGCTTCCAAGAATTAACGGACACGATTGCCGGTCCATGGGGAAGTTTCTGAGCTCCATGGGGCACTTTGCTTTTATAGTAAGTCTATTTTtcagattaaaattgttataaaataagattaaGTATTTAGCTAaggattaattattagatattgtaGGAAATATGGTACAGAATACCTCATAGAGTATAAGATATCGCCGTCCTGCGAGattctcaataatttattggGAACCGTAATGGTATGCACGTAACTATGCTTcccattataaatatatgtatccGGCCGCCATATACGTTCCAGCATTTTGATACTGAGACTCAGAGATTTGATCGGACCTAGAAAACTCAAACGAGAATCTCGCCACGATTGTCGAAAGTAACAGTCCATTGAATAGTCCTGTAACAACAATAACTTTGAggtgttttaaaaaattcagttttcaaaattttcacttaaaacatagtgattaaaaaatattgctaaGGTATTCTTACATTTCCGACTCACCATGTCGAGTTCGGACACAGGCCCCATGCTTCTTATCAAAATATTCGTCTTCACCACCGTGGGTATACCTGGTGatcataaaaatagtaataagattgattataataattattaaacagctaataaaagtattaatacaGATATATAATCgcataacaattaataaaggCATTACTACAAGTACGCaactatgtaatataataatatactatataataattaataaaaatgaaaataacataaaattatttatacaacattttttatagGCATCGTACAAATCGAGGATGGAAATTATCGAACAGCTGTGCAACTCGTGACGCCTGTCTGCGCGCGGATCAAACATTAGTCATCAGCAGTAATTAGATGTCATCGGCTCACGATATTACTTTATCACTCTGATCGTGATTCGAACTCTGACACGATCGCCATCCGAACTCATTGCATCTGTTTATCGggaggaaaaatagaaagtacGAACGACCGAAACTAAAATGGAAGACAGCCCCGTGCGCGGCTGGCGAAACGAAGTGCTCTGATTTCGGATCAGACGAATTTGGAGCATTAGTAAGCCGCTTCCGTGTTCCGCGACGGGCAACAGGGAAAATTGCGGAAAATTGAAGCCGTACGATGGGAATAAAGGTAATTTCGGAAGGATACTTTTCTTCGGCTGGCTGCGGTCCAACCTACCGTCCCTCAGTTCTCTCGTATCGGCTTcctattttctcttttcgcTCGATCATCATCATCCAAAATCGATACACCCCTCACCGTGATcttcgaatcgatttttccactagaataattttgtttacatcCGAATACGAAAAATAACAAAGACGAATTTCTTCCTGATGCaacgtatataaaattaaataacaaaatttccactgaataaaaatagaatgcaAATTTCGATTATATGCaagtatgtataaaattaaaaaattgtcaagaattGTAGAAagcgttttataaaataatctggagatctattaattttatgaaaaggaataaatatcTCAAAGAGAATCAAGTGCCACACCCTTCGCGTATTTGTTTATCGTTTATTTGCGCATCGTCCACGCCGTCGTGTCTACTCACTTTTACTCGCagaatttcgttttatttttattttattctcgcTTTACCGTCGCTCCCATTTGATggccgttttatatttattttgcaccCGATATGTTTGGGCCGTGCCACCGCGGGCACCGGTAGGCGGACAGAAAAGAGTGAAAACGTATCGCGCGGAGTAAACATCAGTCGCAGGAAATTTCGAACTCTTCTGCGGATCGGAAAGACACCGAAAATGGACAGTTTGTTCCGGTAACACAGATCAGACCGAACAGAAACCGTACGATGATGTATGTATAGCCGGCGCTCGTTTCTGCCGAAAAAGAAACTCGTACGCTTTGTCGAACCGCATAACTATTGGACACACTCCAGTTTCCCCCTCCGAAACGCTGTTTAAACAAACAGGAACAATGTAGAAATGATAACAGCGAAACCGAGATTCCTTTGCTGCGAGGccatagataaataattttaattattgcttgtaatattttttaatttgaattttattcgactttattttgtatagaaGAGAAATCaggatataatatttaataattaattcattaaatacttaaaattattgctgTTACTATAAACATCAACGTTCATGGCacgtagtattttttaatttgaatttcattcgaccctattttatattttctgttctatatttttatgtagaacagaaatagagatataatattcaataagtAATCGAATGCTATTTAATTAGGGAAGTCTATTAATATGTGACTTGTTTTTGACGTCGCATATGCTTGGTCGGCGACAGCTTCCGCagacgaattttttaaaatgctaaCGAGGGAAGTTCGTCGGTTGTTCAATTAGTTTTGAAACAATATTGGATGCACGCCGTAAGAATCGATTTCCTAGAAAACGATGCACGCGATAGGGTCTACCGTTAACGACTTTATACTAAAGACATATACCATAGAAAAATCGACAAAGAAATATAAcgaatgaattttgaattaatgTGTCAATATCCCTGCATTCGTATTTCCTAGTTCCGACGATTTTCCAAGATTAATTGATTTCTCTGTTGAGCTTAATTTTCTCATTGGTCCGACGGATGTgggaaatatgataaaaattaattgcttgtAATTGCTCAATTAAGTTAATCCAATTATAACCGCGAGTCAAGCGACGGAGTGTGAACACACGATTTTCTCGCATAAGCCGGATTATCCTGAACGATCGGACCGAACGATACCGAATCCATTTGTCTTTCTTCTTGGATAAAGTGGATAacaaaaagaatgaaaatgttcCGGACGGGAGGCGTCGCaataatttcgagaaaaataagaaattcggACACGCGTCGCACGTCGTTGCCAAACTGTTCACTCTACTTTACCCTTGCCGTGAGTGGGCAGCTGATTGTTTTCATAATTCATCAAGAGGTTCTCGAGCACcatagtaatatttttcgagacaATGTCGTTCATTGTACCCCTACTCGCCGCAGACTTCGAGGAACCTTTCGGAGAGGGGGAGGAAACGTCAAGGGCATAATTCCTGTGCTTAATTGCCAGTAGCACTAGAAACACTAGTCTGTAACAGAAACGATTAATTCCCTTCTCGGCACCAGCAGCCATCCAATTCCAtacacattatttttattttattctaaatcattgaaattattttattcaaattctttcattcgaattatttcactaaaatcGTTTtactggaattatttttattcaaattattgtatacaaattatagtattgaaattattgtacgcaaattatagtattaaagttattttattagaattccACCGCCCCGATTAtttaactgaaattattccactgttttgtttaatttttaatgcgcTGTTGCTCAAAAGCAATTGTTTTGTTGGGGAAAACAAAGTTCGCGGCGGTGGGGGTAAGCGGAGCAGATAAACGAGTGAACGATTAAAGAACGATCggtagaaaaaaagaaactggaGATAGGCAGAGCACAGGGTCACATGTGGGTGGCCGTCGAGAAGGGGGCGGCAGGGGGCCAGAAGGGGGATACGAGTACAAGAGAGCTCTCCTTAGCCGCGGACTCAGCAACTTCCGACGAGGGTACCCCTCGATCTTTCGAGTGAACGTTCTCCCTCGTTACGTCAGAATCGCCCTTCGAGTCCTTCCGGTGCCATTTTACAGAGGGACTATGAAAAACAAGGCTTCCTCAACCCCCTGTACCGCCGCAGACACTTAAAACCATGTGTTACATACTGCCCAATGTGTTACACAATTTCTATAGCTCCGAAATAATCTCGAAACACCTAGGCACCGATTATTACACGAACGTATGATCTTGTGATTTTCtcgtttgtttaaataatatattgcaataattttcgcGTAGCCAGACTGCTCATAAAAAATAGAGCAACTTTTGTTCGAACagatttgttaaattttgcCTCTGTCAGTAATTACAGTGATTTGAATACTCATGGTATCGTGGAGTAGCATATACTATAGACGCGACCACGTGGCTATCCAGGAATCTATAACTTGGAcaattaaattcgtaataacTTTCGATGGAAGCGATATTTTGGGAAACTGCTTAAACAGAATTTgttcagttttaaaaaggCTACACGAATATGTAACGATATAGTAAATTTACAAGATTCGAAGAAAGTGAATGCACAAATTATggaacatatatttaaaatttcggTAGCCACTGTATTCGTTCGTATTGTTTATGTGAAATTGTTACGTAGGCGGATGGAAattattcgttaaataaattgcaataagtGTATTTAGAGCTTTATCATTAATAGATtcatattcttaattttactcGAATTGTACACACTTTTTGCTTTTGTgtcgtagaaataaaatagtcgTCGGCTCGGTGACAATTGAACTTTATTAAACATCGAAGCGTATCGcggaatatattatagtaatgaAAGCTCTGTCACCGATCGAGATTCCGAGTTAGCTGTTTGGCCGGGCTCGCAAATGTGGCCACTATTGGCACAAGCCGTTAATGAAAAGCTGAAATTAAAGTGGTACGAGTACTCCTGGTAAACGTGTATCCGCGATAgccgaaaaaaaataatcagtctttttctctgttttcccgtatttttttttctctctttttttttcgttaccAACCGCTCGCTCCTTTTTGCTTATTACACCtcgctcctttttttttcacacAGAGCCGAGAGAGCTGCTAATATCCGTGCAGCAATCAGACTGCGGGCGTTTAGGCGAATCTCTTTTCGCGCCgactttttcaaaaattatcaatatcCAAGGGAatacaaaaaagaaacaattcgcTTCACTttcgttttacaaaaatcaatatgTTCGTGAAACAACGTTCCACATCGTGTGCCATTTAAGTTTTTGtcaaatgtaaaattacaCGTTTcgctgaataattatttaacatatccCCTTTGAGAATTTTATCGCGATTTTAATCTTcgcttaaatatttcatttcgtctttTTATGAATGTGtcaatttcgaaattgttttttaggatattgtacattaataatactaGCTAAATCTTTCAGTtgtttatattgttttgtataattgattcaattattttgaatactgcgttttttcaataattatgctGGCTTAATTATCGTTTGCAGTTGTTAACGGAAGGCTGGCGGACAGTATCGTACgtgtttagaaaataaaaatggggAAGTAAGACTCACGTGAACATGTCGGCGACTGGTTTCCAGGAATATGGTTGCGTAGGTAGCACGGATAATTGccgaaaaatagaagaacCTCGAACCGAATACCGGCACTTGCGAACGAGATCTACATATTCTTGTGACAGATCCTCGTGGATCTCCCACCTGGGAGACGAAACAGTCTGCCGCGCAAACTCCAATAATCCTACGTTCAGCAGCGTTAACGAATATTCCTATTTCTTTTATCGCTAGTTccttctgttatttatatttataacatattgaATTTGTTGCGCATATTAACATATCCTAAAATTGatacaatatgtattaattacaatgttcTAATAGGGAAGtactacaataattatatcttaataattaagaaaatataaatatacttatgaGTGTgcttatattattacaatatacttaattattttctatcaaaatGTCTTcttatacgttatatatttatttacctcaaatatatattttatttatcttcaatatatttttattaattttctatactaTCCTATTTTTTTTCCATACTATTCTATACTACCTTTctttttagtataaatttattaataatcattttcatttcattttcatgtatatttaatttctatatgcATTTATTCAGTTTCGCTCGCACAGATTCGACtttgcaaattataaatattatatttgcaaagAGATAGGTAGATGTTTTAGTTAGATGAGACGAAACGTTAATTTTCGGGTCAAATTAGCTCCACGTAAGAGcgtcaattattttccaaaggAGAACGGGTCTAGGGGAGACAACTTTCATTCTCAACTTCGACCTTTCTTCCGTCGACGTTCCTGACGTCGCATCCGCCGAAGGGATCCGCGAGCACGGGCTTTCAGGTTCCTTCTGAAAAATATGTACTTCAGGAAAAACTAGGACAACATCGGCAACAttataatgaaagaaaaactCGAAAGAGCGCCGTGCCTCGAATCGAAAACCCGGCGTCGCTGTAATTGAGCTTCGACGCTTGTTCAAACACTTTCGCCCGATCCCGTTTCAGCTCAACCAGAGACTTCTTTGCACCCTTCGAATTTTCTAAAGGAAACGAACGGTTCGGAAAAACTGATGCGAAATGTTGCCAAAGATTAAATGAGAAATCAACTCGATCTGATATCAAAGTATTCATAAACCTTCGACGAAAGGTCGACGATGTTCGAACTGTTGTAACTTTGTGAAGAAAAATGGTACGACGAATTGGCTATAGTCATATTTAAAGGGTAGGATTCTAGTTTTTTCCACCCTTAAATTGCTTACTTTTATGATGGtttactctatttttcttttgacaGTTTTCTCTTGTTAgtgatattttcaaataggGGATGAGAAATTGACAATCTTGTAACTTTCTAAAAAACAATTGTACGATGACATGTCGTGGCTCATTTCAAAGGATGAAACATCTGCTTTCACCTCTGCTaaaagttacaattttttaaaaatttcgtggTGCAAGAAGAAGTTTCAGATTCTTGAGACAAACAGACGTGGACCGTTTCAAGAAGGTGAGAAGATTGAACCGTCCGTAACTTACTGAAAAAAAATCTTACAATCATGTACCGTAGCTCGTTTTAATGGGTgaaatttctactttaatttGCGCCaattgatattttcgaaatcccgctttaatataaaacagcgcGCTAGCGGAGACAGCATATCCCCACAGGCCGAAGTCCTAGGGGTAGTAAAATAGAATCGCCCACAACTTCGTTAATAAGAATCGTACATAGATCTCCCTtttctcattttaaagctagaagcttctactttaactctaaaaaaaaatatcccaTACAACCACCTTTGGAAACATAACCTACGACGTCCCTCCGCCATTTCGTCCGACTCCGTCTGAGAACATCGGATGCAAACCTTCGGCGGCTCGGTCGGAGAAAATCGGGAAAAAGACGAGaaccgtgaaaaaaaaatcgaatctCCGACAAGCTGGCACATCGGGAGCCCGAGATCGATGGGGCGGCTATCGCCCAGGGTTAACGACTCTCGACGTTAGCGTGGCTCCCCCGGCGTTCGGGGTCGAGGGGATGCCAGCGTTCGATCCCGGCATCGAGATCCAGAGACAGCGTGACTCTGTGTCAGTAGGTCGGCGGGTAGGAACGGGGCTGCACATGCGTGGTTCATTTTACGGCAGCCTCCGAGGTATGGCGAGCGtggagcagcagcagcagcacagGCTGACGTTATCGGTGTCTAAACAGAAGCGAAAGATAAATAGGTGAGTGGCACGGATTGGCAGAGAAAACGGGGCTGGGAAGGGGGtaaaggggggaggggtggcgGGGTGGGTGGGAAACATCGGGGGATGAGGCCACCCCCGAGAGGACACCAAGTGAAACACAGTGATGGAACACCTCGCGAAAGGGAGAGTGCTGGACGACGATACGTGGAAGTGATAATCTGTGATTTCTCTCGGCTGTTTTGTCCAGCGAACGATCCGATAAAAAAGGCGAAGATGAGGCTGTGCTCGAAGATCGGAAGGCGGAACACGCTGTACGTCGCACACGGTGCGACGAGAGTAACAGCGGCGTGCACGGGAGGCGCCTAAAGAGACAGCGAAAGTGCTGAACTTTCGTTAAATTAATGCCAGTTCGATAAGCAAGAAATAATCAAGCTGCGAGTGTACGCCGTAAGGTAAAGACGAGACAGAACGATTGGGCAAGCCGATAGGAGCTTTGGAAACGTAACGGTGATCCGTTTTCGTTCGACATTCGATAAGGAAGCAGGAAGCGGGGCTGTGACCGTGTCCTAGTGAACGTGAAAGGGTGCCGAGAGTGCTGAACAGTGGTATGACGACTTGTTGCTGTAGAGAAGTTGCTCGAATCACGAGAGAATCGTAATATCAGTGTTCGCACGCGTTGGATCAGGAAGTAGAAACGGGGCTGACCTTGTAAATAAATGACCAAGTGCGagcatattaaaaaatcaaaagagCAAAATGCATTGGACAAGCGTTTGACAAGATACGCGTTGCACAATTAATCGTCAGATAGGGCATCCAATAAGGGCGCTGAAATGGGGCTGTCGTAGCAGGTCGGAGCAATAAGACGAAATAGCGAAAGAATCGGCTGGTGGTCCAGGTGATGGAGGACGGTCTGGCGACAGGGTGGAGGATAGTGGCAGAGCCCAGGACTCGGGGTGACAGCTATTGTCAGTGAGACTCGAGGATTCATGGGGTGGCAGCTCGCAGGGGCGACGAGGCCAGTTTTCCAGAGATGGTTCGCGGTCGAACGTAGTCcgagagaggaaaaaggagGTTAGTGGAGAAAGAGTGATAATCGGAGGTGGGGGTGCGGGTGGTGCGCAGCATCCGAGTGTCGGAGGATATCCTCGACCACGTCGACGTTGATAGTGCTCGTGGAGGGACCTGTCCGATCGGTGGCGAACCGCGTACCCTTTCCAGGCCGCCAGGTCTAACCCTTCGGGCACCGAGATGTCCTTCGAAGGACGCCTAGACCTACACTCTCCCTTTTGTACGAGGTACCGCTAACGTCTGACTCCGTTGTCACGATGGCTCCTTTGTTCGGCCTGATCGAAGATAGGTGAGATCGTTGTCTTTTCTACTAAGTGCCAGAGGTTTGACGAGGCTGCCGCCTCGACGCAGCATTTCTTCCGGATTTCTAGAacacatttttgaaatttattagtcATATTGTCCAGAATCACAGTTGCATATTTTTTCTTCACAATTAATATCGTTAGTCAAGTAGTCGGAGATATACTGTTTAACATCTCCTTGGAATGATTGCTTggacgaatatttttaacactgaCGTGTAATGTTACTAATAACGTTTTTacgttgataaataaaacgctcttaaattaatgaatacaactctttcgtattaataaatagaactaTGAAGAATTGGCGGATGCATATGTAATAAAGGTCAAGGACAAAAATCGGGTCGGTTCTCTGGTTACAGTATCTGGCGGCTCGATGACGAGGTGCAAGAACCCAACGAGATGACGTTCTCTTTTACCCGCTGACgtgattttcgaaaaatggtGAACAGGACGAGGCTGCAGCAGGTCGTCTTACTGCTGCAGACGATCTACCTGGTTACCTGGTAATCGCTCCTTAAATATCAATtgtcattatttaattctatttcattttatttaatcctatatagtattttttaaatttcacttagttttattcaatttgatataGTTTCGTTTCCTTTTAATGTAAGTTTTACTGccgcaatttttataattttaaatagagaaccgaaataattagaaaattatatatatatattaatattaataatgctactgttaatattacatattatgtaGTATCGctgttggaaaatattttcagggCCAGTTACGAGAACACAGGGGTGTCTGACAGATTGGAGAACGTGACGCAGACTATATCACGGATTCTCGATGGCTACGACATTCGGCTGAGACCAAATTTCGGTGGTAAgtaacaaaaagaaacaatgaatTTCAATCGATTTTAAACAGTgttcgaattttaaaaattccgaTTGCAACTACGAAGAATGTACAAATCGATTTGATTGCAATGTGATTTTATCGGACGAATTTTGCCAGCGTACGtttctcgaagaaaattttaaaagatcattgatttttaaccGAGAGCTTAATATCCGAACGTTGAAACAGTGGAGGACTGAGATTGATGTCAAGAAATTTAATAGTGCGGTTGCGAATTTTTTACAGGCCAGTGATCATACCGAACATCAAATCCGCTTAACGACGCTGCGTAATTTCCCCCAATCctcgtcgatttttcgacCCATTTGTCCACCGTTTAACCTCGTTCAAACAGATTACTCTAGGAGATTTATAAATCCGtcaatttacataataatatgtgAACACTGCATTTATTTCAGGAGAACCCTTATCGGTGGGCATGGACCTTACTATAGCCAGTTTCGACGCCATCTCAGAAGTTAACATGGTGAATTATACACacatatatcatttattaatttgaattgtCAATTTCAACACCgctctaaattaaattaaaattgttttagcaATTGTTCGAGGCTCTCAATATAGTCATTACACACGCATGccgtcaaaataaattatttttgaatgaaaagaaattaataagaaaatattaatactgtaataaagCAATCTAAATTATGTGAAAGGTGTTCTATTTTTCGACAGGACTACACTATAACGATGTACCTAAATCAGTACTGGAAGGACGAACGACTAGCATTTTcccaggaggaggaggtgctCACCCTCAGTGGAGACTTCGCAGAGAAAATTTGGGTCCCGGACACCTTCTTCGCCAACGACAAAAACAGGTTCGCAGTAATAATCTGATCAGTCCTTTCGAggatttttaatagtattttttattaagttacGATACATCAAATTTAGAGAGTTCGAGAaagaatatcttttattttctagctTCCTTCGTTTTGATAAACACTCGTAGAAATGTTTCtccttttactttaatttcttttcgttgTTAActtgaattctatttttcttttagctCAACTTTCTTATAGAAGGTGCAAAGCATCGTCGTTTCCCTCAAACTAATTAACTATATTTACCAGATTAATTGTTTTCTACGGGAATTCCCGCGAAACACCGTTCTCCGTTGatgtataaatttgaattcgaTGCGCGCGGGCTTTCGAATCGGCGAGCGCACACGCGCGAGATCTGAAGAGGCTGTGAgaggaaatgttttttttcggTTTGTTCGCAGCTTCTTGCACGACGTGACCGAGCGTAATAAACTCGTCCGACTGTCCGGCGACGGATCTGTCACTTATGGCATGAGATTTACGACGACCCTGGCCTGCATGATGG is a window encoding:
- the LOC144472208 gene encoding gamma-aminobutyric acid receptor subunit alpha-1; protein product: MFTLVFLVLLAIKHRNYALDVSSPSPKGSSKSAASRGTMNDIVSKNITMVLENLLMNYENNQLPTHGKGIPTVVKTNILIRSMGPVSELDMDYSMDCYFRQSWRDSRLSFLGPIKSLSLSIKMLERIWRPDTYIYNGKHSYVHTITVPNKLLRISQDGDILYSMRLTIKAKCPMELRNFPMDRQSCPLILGSYAYTSGQLVYEWQEGSSVNFVPGMALSQFDLMGSPYRNLTYFRREGEFSVLQVSFNLQRNTGYFLIQVYVPCVLIVVLSWVSFWIHREATSDRVGLGITTVLTLSTISLDSRTDLPKVRYATALDWFLLMSFGYCIATLLEFAGVHYFTKVGSGEIPIDEEDLEDDSEVNYDGFSSIGPCSPQTVNPPTIIDVPRRGSSLICDVYDCNESMAYGRGSMTVAVASRPSTMERQTQTEVWIPKWRQFLYCLAGDEAFRRRRQREAAGNCKKRGENIARHINSVSYIDRVARVVFPTSFGLLNVCYWVIYVTYQEEFKWQDPPIGSISHK